One stretch of Pedobacter riviphilus DNA includes these proteins:
- a CDS encoding GNAT family N-acetyltransferase, which produces MIKIMRSADWEEIRTIYQEGIETGTASFRTPDISWEDWDSSHLKACRFVAWKNKEIIGWCALLPVSANYDIGRVGEIEVYVKHGYKGQGIGSLLLDALVKESENKGIWMLQAGIFLQNSAILKIHEKAGFRVVGYREKIGKSKGVWQDNLLMERRNKLIA; this is translated from the coding sequence ATGATAAAAATCATGCGATCTGCTGATTGGGAAGAGATTAGGACTATCTATCAAGAGGGAATTGAGACAGGTACTGCGAGTTTTAGGACACCTGATATTTCTTGGGAAGACTGGGATTCTTCACACCTTAAAGCTTGTAGGTTTGTGGCCTGGAAAAATAAAGAAATTATAGGCTGGTGTGCGCTTTTGCCAGTATCGGCAAATTATGATATCGGTAGGGTAGGTGAGATAGAAGTGTATGTTAAACATGGTTATAAAGGCCAGGGGATAGGTTCTTTATTGTTAGATGCCTTGGTTAAAGAAAGTGAAAATAAAGGCATTTGGATGCTTCAGGCTGGGATATTTTTGCAAAATTCGGCCATATTGAAGATTCATGAAAAAGCAGGCTTCAGGGTAGTGGGCTATCGCGAAAAAATAGGGAAGTCAAAAGGTGTTTGGCAGGATAACCTGCTGATGGAAAGAAGAAATAAATTGATTGCTTAG
- a CDS encoding serine hydrolase, with translation MAFTFWHLANIVTNPLFFNRIYIYFDKDLMYPMRKISILKLSLCITLFGVNLGYAQHKRQSYESIAVKVQMNFNANQPDQIYFLTSPGFQKKMTSEQFTIGMSKFHAKVGDWTSYEFKDENETGVDYLAVFENSRQIFSLKIDEQGKISRLNFATVPVVIAEKSSRAASNNLLKDSLDLWVERVVRPYIQKGNTCGLELAFIHNGQVRKYSYGSVKKTVDQLPDAANTIFEIGSVTKTFNALLLAEEVVSGRMKLTDPINLYLPDSIPELSFQSKPITLQHLVNHTSGFPRLPSNIFKGKIDPKDPYKHYLSDSLYSFLRHYKPAIMPGTVFSYSNYGAGVLGTILERKYGNSFEQLIVSRICDPLDMRNTSVTLNDANQKNFAQGYNEIGETTVPWELASLKGSGAIRSTLDDMVKYTCAQMEMRGPLKKAIALSHQSTFEGRNQSMGLGWRITKSGPNSYLHHSGGTGGFRSFVGFDVERKIGIVILSNAAEDVTTIGEGFLR, from the coding sequence ATGGCATTTACTTTTTGGCATCTCGCGAACATTGTAACAAATCCGCTTTTTTTTAATCGAATTTACATCTATTTTGATAAAGACTTGATGTACCCTATGCGTAAAATATCCATCCTTAAACTTAGCCTTTGCATCACATTGTTCGGTGTAAATCTCGGATATGCACAGCACAAAAGACAATCTTATGAGTCCATCGCCGTAAAAGTACAGATGAATTTTAACGCGAACCAGCCAGATCAAATATATTTCCTTACATCACCAGGATTTCAGAAGAAGATGACCAGCGAGCAATTTACCATTGGTATGAGCAAGTTTCATGCTAAGGTGGGAGATTGGACAAGTTATGAATTTAAGGATGAAAATGAAACCGGAGTTGATTATTTGGCAGTATTTGAAAACTCCCGCCAGATATTTTCGCTTAAAATTGATGAGCAAGGCAAAATCAGTAGGTTAAATTTTGCAACTGTTCCTGTAGTGATTGCTGAAAAATCTTCACGGGCAGCCAGCAATAATCTGCTTAAAGACTCCTTGGATCTCTGGGTAGAGCGAGTGGTGAGACCTTATATACAAAAAGGGAATACCTGCGGCCTAGAGCTAGCATTTATCCATAACGGACAAGTACGTAAATACAGTTACGGTTCAGTTAAAAAAACAGTAGATCAATTACCCGACGCGGCAAACACTATATTTGAGATTGGCTCGGTGACAAAAACTTTCAATGCATTGCTTCTTGCTGAGGAAGTAGTATCTGGTAGGATGAAACTCACAGACCCAATTAATCTTTACCTGCCGGATTCGATACCAGAACTGAGTTTTCAAAGCAAACCGATCACTTTACAACATTTAGTTAACCATACTTCTGGTTTCCCCAGATTGCCTAGTAATATTTTTAAGGGCAAAATAGATCCAAAAGATCCGTACAAGCACTACTTATCTGATTCGCTCTACAGTTTTTTGAGACATTATAAGCCTGCTATAATGCCTGGAACAGTATTTTCCTACTCCAATTACGGTGCAGGTGTACTGGGCACTATACTGGAACGTAAGTATGGAAACAGCTTTGAGCAGTTGATTGTAAGCCGGATATGTGATCCCTTAGATATGAGAAATACCAGCGTTACACTAAACGACGCTAATCAAAAAAACTTTGCGCAAGGTTATAATGAAATCGGTGAAACAACCGTACCCTGGGAGCTGGCATCACTAAAGGGCTCGGGAGCAATTCGCTCCACATTGGATGATATGGTTAAATATACCTGTGCGCAAATGGAGATGAGAGGACCTTTGAAAAAGGCAATTGCATTAAGTCATCAGTCTACTTTTGAAGGGAGAAATCAAAGTATGGGGCTTGGTTGGAGAATTACTAAGAGTGGCCCGAACTCCTATTTGCATCATTCTGGCGGAACCGGCGGTTTCAGATCCTTCGTTGGTTTTGATGTAGAAAGAAAGATTGGGATAGTTATTCTATCAAATGCCGCGGAAGACGTTACGACAATTGGTGAAGGATTTTTAAGATAA
- the dapA gene encoding 4-hydroxy-tetrahydrodipicolinate synthase: MNKFQGTGVALVTPFNTDGSIDYNGLKNLINHLIEGGIDYLVSLGTTGETATMTKDEKKKVWAYTAEINNNRLPLVAGIGGNNTLAVAEDIKSFDAAGYSAILSVSPYYNKPTQEGIYQHYKYLAEISPLDLILYNVPGRTGSNMSPETTCRLAHDFKNIIATKEASGSFDQFNQIMRDKPADFLLISGDDPVTLPMIALGAAGIISVIGNALPKQFSDMVKLCLAGAYKTALPAHLSLIEFTRLAFAEGNPAGIKAALKHLGVCGDTVRLPLVKASASLEKSIIAEIEKLSEVA; this comes from the coding sequence ATGAACAAATTTCAGGGTACTGGTGTAGCATTAGTTACGCCTTTCAACACAGATGGATCAATTGATTATAATGGTTTAAAAAACCTGATTAATCATTTGATAGAGGGAGGGATAGATTACCTCGTTTCTTTAGGTACAACCGGCGAAACCGCTACAATGACCAAGGACGAGAAGAAGAAGGTGTGGGCCTATACTGCTGAAATCAACAACAATAGATTACCATTAGTTGCCGGAATTGGAGGCAATAACACTTTAGCTGTGGCTGAAGACATTAAATCTTTCGATGCTGCCGGGTATAGCGCAATTTTATCCGTTAGTCCTTATTACAACAAACCTACTCAGGAAGGAATTTATCAGCACTATAAGTATTTGGCCGAAATTTCTCCTCTAGATTTGATTTTATACAATGTGCCAGGTCGTACAGGAAGCAATATGAGTCCGGAAACAACCTGCAGACTGGCACATGATTTTAAAAACATCATTGCTACTAAAGAAGCATCAGGAAGTTTCGATCAGTTTAACCAGATTATGAGGGATAAACCTGCAGATTTTCTTTTAATCTCTGGTGATGACCCGGTTACCTTGCCGATGATCGCTTTAGGTGCTGCAGGCATTATTTCAGTGATCGGAAACGCTTTACCGAAACAGTTTTCCGATATGGTGAAACTTTGTTTAGCTGGCGCTTATAAAACGGCCTTGCCTGCTCATTTAAGCTTAATAGAGTTTACACGTTTGGCTTTTGCTGAGGGCAATCCGGCAGGAATAAAGGCAGCATTAAAACATTTAGGTGTTTGTGGCGATACAGTACGGTTGCCATTGGTTAAGGCATCTGCATCTTTAGAGAAATCAATTATAGCAGAGATAGAAAAACTAAGCGAGGTGGCTTAA
- the ligA gene encoding NAD-dependent DNA ligase LigA, producing the protein MSLTAIKEEMDALVAELNQHNYNYYVLAMPTIGDYEFDKKLKRLTELEKANPDLADPNSPTQRVGGDITKNFVTVNHKYPMLSLGNTYNEQDLRDFDERIRKAIGDNFEYVCELKFDGLSISLTYENGKLLRAVTRGDGAKGDDVTNNVKTIHTIPHQIKSTIAPEHFEIRGEIFMHKAAFLRLNAAREELGEIPYANPRNFASGTIKMQDSKEVAKRPLDGFIYFLYTDKNEFKTHWESLNAVKDWGFHVCEHNRLVSNIDAVLEFIHHWENERFKLSYDIDGIVIKVNSYAQQQELGFTSKSPRWAISYKYKAAEVETVLEKVTYQVGRTGAVTPVANLKPVLLAGTTVKRATLHNANEIDRLDLHEGDTVYVEKGGEIIPKIIKVNLDKRLPGAIKVHYLHHCPECGTELIRKEGEAVHYCPNDEGCPPQIVGKIQHFISRKAMNIDGLGDETIETFYKHGLVRHISDLYTLHQKSDQLKTLDRFGERSIENMLTGIEKSKEMPFEKVLFGLGIRYVGETVAKKTAAGVKNIDNLSKATVEELITIDEIGQRIAESIVEYFGKSEHLQQVELLKLAGLQFEIEEKVITLDSDRLIGKTFVISGVFENFSRDELKDMIEANGGKMLSGISGKLNYLVAGDNMGPSKLEKANKLNVPIISDAELLEMIK; encoded by the coding sequence ATGTCGCTAACTGCAATAAAAGAAGAAATGGATGCCCTGGTGGCCGAATTAAACCAGCACAATTACAATTATTATGTGCTGGCTATGCCTACCATTGGTGATTATGAGTTTGATAAAAAATTAAAGCGCCTGACCGAGCTCGAAAAAGCAAATCCTGATTTGGCCGATCCGAATTCGCCTACGCAGCGGGTTGGTGGCGATATCACCAAAAATTTTGTTACCGTAAACCATAAATACCCCATGTTATCGTTGGGGAATACCTATAACGAACAAGATCTCCGTGATTTTGATGAACGCATCCGTAAAGCGATTGGCGACAATTTCGAATATGTTTGTGAGTTAAAATTTGATGGCCTCTCCATCAGTCTTACTTACGAAAATGGCAAACTTTTACGTGCGGTTACCCGTGGTGATGGCGCAAAAGGTGATGATGTAACTAACAATGTCAAAACCATCCATACCATCCCTCACCAAATCAAATCGACCATTGCCCCTGAACATTTCGAAATCCGTGGGGAGATTTTTATGCATAAAGCTGCTTTTTTACGACTAAATGCTGCCCGCGAAGAACTTGGTGAAATCCCCTATGCAAATCCCCGAAACTTTGCATCGGGCACCATAAAAATGCAAGACAGCAAGGAAGTAGCTAAACGGCCCTTAGATGGTTTTATTTATTTCTTGTACACCGATAAAAATGAATTCAAAACCCATTGGGAAAGTTTAAATGCCGTAAAAGATTGGGGTTTCCATGTTTGCGAGCATAACCGACTAGTTTCTAACATCGATGCTGTGCTGGAATTTATCCATCATTGGGAAAACGAACGTTTTAAACTAAGTTACGATATTGATGGCATTGTAATCAAAGTAAATAGTTATGCACAACAACAAGAATTGGGTTTCACCTCCAAATCTCCACGTTGGGCCATTTCATATAAATACAAAGCAGCAGAGGTTGAAACTGTTTTGGAAAAAGTAACCTATCAGGTAGGCAGAACAGGTGCAGTTACGCCAGTTGCTAATTTAAAACCTGTATTATTGGCCGGCACTACCGTTAAACGTGCCACTCTGCACAATGCAAACGAGATAGATCGTTTAGATTTACATGAAGGTGATACCGTTTATGTTGAAAAAGGTGGTGAGATTATCCCGAAAATCATTAAAGTAAATCTTGATAAACGGTTACCAGGAGCCATCAAAGTGCATTATCTTCATCATTGTCCTGAATGTGGAACCGAACTGATCAGAAAAGAGGGTGAAGCGGTACACTACTGCCCTAATGATGAAGGTTGTCCACCGCAGATTGTAGGTAAAATTCAGCATTTCATTTCACGCAAGGCCATGAATATTGATGGGCTTGGCGACGAAACCATCGAAACCTTTTACAAACATGGCCTTGTAAGGCACATCAGTGATTTATATACCCTGCATCAAAAATCGGATCAACTGAAAACCTTAGACCGTTTCGGAGAACGATCGATCGAGAACATGCTCACCGGAATTGAAAAATCGAAGGAAATGCCTTTCGAGAAAGTACTTTTTGGCTTGGGTATCCGATATGTTGGCGAAACAGTGGCAAAGAAAACTGCCGCTGGCGTAAAGAATATCGACAACCTTTCTAAGGCTACTGTTGAGGAATTAATCACCATTGATGAAATCGGTCAGCGGATTGCTGAGAGTATTGTTGAGTATTTTGGAAAATCTGAGCATTTACAGCAGGTAGAATTATTAAAATTAGCCGGATTACAGTTTGAAATTGAAGAAAAAGTAATTACGCTTGATAGTGATAGGCTTATTGGAAAAACATTCGTAATTTCGGGCGTTTTTGAAAACTTTAGTCGTGATGAGCTAAAAGATATGATTGAGGCCAATGGAGGCAAGATGCTGAGCGGTATTTCGGGTAAATTGAATTACCTGGTAGCCGGCGATAATATGGGCCCATCGAAACTGGAAAAAGCGAATAAGCTAAATGTTCCGATCATCAGCGATGCCGAACTTTTAGAGATGATAAAATAA
- a CDS encoding ACP phosphodiesterase: MNFLSHYYFDRANNDAHLVMGTVLPDLIKNAVKEANLYPQKNEFLFKGNPDEENLLLGWKRHLAVDLLFHSSNFFLEKTTELKQLIKPIVENTAVRPSFLAHIGLELLLDHLLVEHNLIQVNHFYDKLEAVKKESLSDFLEHCKLKDAEIFFEFLTKFISSKYLLSYQKLENISYALNRICMRLWPETLSEKQLQQLTLELGIFKAVLEKDYMDIFREIEKKLV, from the coding sequence ATGAACTTTTTATCCCATTATTATTTCGACCGGGCAAATAATGATGCCCATTTGGTAATGGGAACGGTTTTGCCAGATCTGATTAAAAATGCTGTAAAAGAGGCAAATTTATATCCCCAGAAGAATGAGTTCCTGTTTAAAGGAAACCCAGATGAAGAAAATCTGCTGCTTGGCTGGAAAAGACATTTAGCCGTCGACCTGCTTTTTCACTCCTCAAACTTCTTCCTGGAGAAAACAACCGAACTTAAACAGCTCATTAAGCCCATTGTAGAAAATACTGCGGTTCGTCCGTCTTTTCTTGCCCACATTGGCCTGGAGCTATTGTTAGATCATTTATTGGTAGAGCACAACCTGATTCAGGTAAACCATTTTTATGATAAACTCGAAGCGGTAAAAAAAGAATCGTTAAGCGATTTTCTGGAGCACTGCAAGCTAAAAGATGCAGAAATATTTTTTGAATTTTTAACGAAATTCATCAGCAGCAAATACCTGTTGAGTTATCAGAAACTCGAAAATATCAGTTATGCCCTTAACAGGATCTGTATGCGTTTGTGGCCAGAAACATTAAGCGAGAAACAACTGCAGCAGCTTACCTTAGAATTGGGTATTTTCAAAGCTGTTTTAGAGAAAGATTACATGGATATTTTTAGGGAGATCGAGAAAAAACTGGTTTAA
- the tyrS gene encoding tyrosine--tRNA ligase translates to MTNFVEELRWRGMLHDIMPNTEEKLNEGMTSGYIGFDPTADSLHVGHLTQIMTLIHFQNAGHKPFALVGGATGMVGDPSGKSDERNLQTPEMIEHNLKGMKKQLAKFLKFEEGGNGAVMVNNADWFKDMNLFTFIRDVGKHITVNYMMAKDSVKRRLEGDSGLSFTEFCYQLIQGYDFYHLWKNENCLVQMGGSDQWGNIVTGTELIRRKDAGTAYAITTQLIKKADGTKFGKTESGAVWLDPEKTSPYKFYQFWLNASDDDVKKWIRIFTLKNKEEIEALEKEHDAAPHLRILQKALAEDITIKTHSAEALETAIKTSEFLFGNGSLEFLRGLSDKAVLDIFDGIPQYKILIEELGAGIDAASLLAEKSAIFPSKGEAKKTIQGGGVSVNKEKVAEVAQVFNADHLINDKFIVVQKGKKNYFLLIAE, encoded by the coding sequence ATGACGAATTTTGTTGAAGAGTTAAGATGGCGTGGCATGCTGCACGATATTATGCCGAATACTGAAGAAAAGTTAAACGAAGGTATGACTTCTGGTTATATCGGTTTCGATCCTACGGCAGATTCGTTACATGTTGGCCACTTAACGCAGATCATGACACTGATTCATTTTCAAAATGCCGGGCACAAACCATTTGCTTTGGTTGGCGGTGCTACAGGTATGGTGGGCGATCCATCTGGGAAATCTGATGAACGTAACCTTCAGACACCCGAGATGATTGAGCATAACCTGAAAGGGATGAAAAAGCAATTGGCTAAATTCTTAAAATTTGAAGAAGGTGGAAATGGCGCAGTAATGGTTAACAATGCCGATTGGTTTAAGGATATGAACCTTTTTACCTTTATCAGAGATGTAGGTAAACACATTACCGTAAACTACATGATGGCAAAGGATAGCGTTAAAAGACGTTTGGAAGGCGATTCTGGTCTATCTTTTACTGAGTTTTGTTACCAGTTGATTCAGGGTTACGATTTCTATCATTTATGGAAAAATGAAAACTGCCTGGTACAGATGGGCGGATCTGATCAATGGGGCAACATTGTTACTGGTACGGAGCTGATCAGAAGGAAAGATGCAGGTACAGCTTATGCCATTACGACGCAGTTGATTAAAAAGGCAGATGGAACCAAATTCGGTAAAACTGAGAGTGGTGCAGTTTGGCTGGATCCTGAGAAAACCTCACCATATAAATTCTACCAATTTTGGTTAAATGCTTCAGATGATGATGTGAAAAAATGGATCCGCATTTTTACCCTTAAAAATAAAGAAGAAATAGAAGCCTTGGAAAAGGAACATGATGCTGCACCGCATTTGCGTATCCTTCAAAAAGCTTTAGCTGAAGATATCACTATAAAAACCCATTCGGCAGAAGCTTTAGAAACTGCTATTAAAACATCTGAGTTTTTATTTGGAAATGGATCATTAGAATTTTTAAGAGGTTTATCTGATAAAGCAGTATTAGATATATTTGATGGGATTCCGCAATATAAGATCCTGATTGAAGAACTTGGGGCAGGAATTGATGCAGCAAGTTTATTGGCAGAAAAATCGGCTATTTTCCCATCAAAAGGAGAGGCTAAGAAAACCATTCAAGGTGGTGGGGTTTCTGTAAATAAAGAAAAAGTAGCTGAAGTGGCGCAGGTATTCAACGCAGATCACTTGATCAATGATAAATTCATCGTGGTTCAAAAAGGAAAGAAAAACTATTTCCTTTTAATCGCTGAATAA
- a CDS encoding DUF4870 domain-containing protein → MKLKVKELFIGLEFKIERKVDLSQELLLEHISHELKKLDYEIIKQSADMIRFEDGWNNVHNTYIGYHWHRIDNGSFEIVKTNGEQSLKFLFSVSIYGVILAVLALFGMSWAAGYKVFPFVLIFLVLSTVRGMGIKNKMNEIFNAVTRPEVN, encoded by the coding sequence ATGAAATTAAAGGTAAAAGAATTATTCATTGGGCTCGAATTTAAAATAGAACGGAAAGTTGATCTTTCGCAAGAACTTTTATTAGAGCATATCAGTCATGAACTAAAAAAACTGGATTATGAGATTATAAAGCAATCTGCTGATATGATTAGGTTTGAAGACGGCTGGAACAATGTTCATAATACATATATCGGCTATCATTGGCATAGAATAGATAACGGAAGTTTTGAAATTGTAAAGACCAATGGTGAACAAAGCTTAAAATTCCTATTCTCGGTATCCATTTATGGAGTAATTTTAGCTGTTTTAGCGCTTTTTGGAATGAGCTGGGCTGCTGGTTATAAGGTTTTTCCTTTTGTCCTCATTTTTTTAGTGTTAAGCACTGTGAGAGGCATGGGGATCAAAAATAAAATGAACGAAATCTTTAACGCAGTTACCCGACCAGAAGTAAATTGA
- a CDS encoding outer membrane beta-barrel family protein, which translates to MNQIKRFCFLLLLLSALKSFAQTEVKLTGRVIDEKTLKPLENAGIKLLSVADQKNLKSTVTDSNGEFTLFTQPGRFHIKIEFVAYKTQLLENREITRSFKLGDIILKEDVQLLKSVDVTAEKTTVELSLDKKVFNVGKDLISKGGSANDILNNVPSVNVDANGAISLRGNASVQVLINGKPSMLTNNNGLEQIPASNIEKVEVITNPSSRYEAQGGGGIINIVLKKNMLSGFNGSVQLGIGDPANYNGNLNLSYKTEKINLFSNIGYRYRNLYGSEQRYQSVLNNGVQTILRQNNEQGRNDDLYNIYLGMDYYINAKNTLTGSFYHDLLVNKDTTNYRYNYYNKNNVLDSTINRFENYREPQKYNQLELNYVKTFDKKDQKWNTSLQYVFWNDDENQDIAQQKIFPALNNTSRLTSRDIESSDALFIQSDFVGTFSGDSKFEAGIRANIRSIRSDYWAKADDILLPAYDNKLKYNENIYGAYFQYENKFKKFNYLLGLRAELSDIGVSDGQGSFAASKDYIDLFPTANITYKLQKNTDLRLSYSRRINRPQFWQLNPFSGLSDTRNLTVGNPDLNPMYTNSFELGILQRWGKLTFNPSLYYKHATNYFEFILKQSASGFVNTPVNLDYEDRYGLEISTTYNPLSWWRLSWDFNYYAFKQQGSFENKAYGSENHTWFTRINSRMKFPKSFSIEYSFNYRAKNTDIQSVNKAQYRANIALSKDLFKDKVSVTLAVNNIFDSFIDKQITSTDTYYLESNFKGIGRLTTATLVYRFNRKKDEKDRLPDQE; encoded by the coding sequence ATGAACCAGATTAAGCGATTTTGCTTCCTACTCCTTTTATTATCGGCCCTAAAAAGCTTTGCGCAAACCGAAGTTAAACTTACCGGAAGGGTTATAGATGAAAAAACATTAAAACCGCTCGAAAATGCGGGTATTAAACTTTTATCGGTAGCTGATCAAAAAAATTTAAAAAGCACAGTTACAGATAGTAATGGCGAATTTACGCTCTTCACCCAACCGGGCAGGTTTCACATTAAAATCGAATTTGTTGCCTATAAAACACAACTGCTCGAAAACAGAGAAATAACCCGGAGCTTTAAACTTGGAGACATTATCCTGAAAGAAGACGTTCAGTTGTTAAAATCGGTTGATGTAACTGCAGAAAAAACCACGGTAGAATTAAGCTTAGATAAAAAAGTATTTAACGTAGGCAAAGATCTAATTTCAAAAGGAGGCTCTGCCAATGATATTTTAAATAATGTACCTTCTGTAAACGTAGATGCCAATGGCGCCATAAGCCTGCGTGGAAATGCAAGCGTACAGGTATTAATTAATGGAAAGCCATCTATGCTAACCAATAACAACGGTTTAGAACAGATACCTGCCAGCAATATCGAAAAAGTAGAGGTAATTACCAATCCATCATCAAGATATGAGGCACAGGGTGGTGGAGGTATTATTAATATCGTATTAAAGAAGAACATGCTAAGTGGCTTTAATGGTTCTGTGCAATTAGGTATTGGCGATCCGGCAAATTATAACGGTAATTTAAACCTCAGCTATAAAACTGAAAAAATCAATCTCTTTAGCAACATCGGTTATCGCTACCGGAACCTTTATGGATCGGAGCAACGCTACCAAAGCGTTTTAAATAATGGGGTACAGACCATACTACGGCAAAATAACGAACAGGGAAGAAACGATGACCTTTATAATATTTATTTGGGAATGGATTATTACATCAACGCTAAAAATACCTTAACCGGGAGCTTTTATCATGATTTACTGGTAAATAAAGACACCACCAATTACCGCTACAACTATTACAATAAAAACAATGTGCTCGATAGCACGATTAACCGTTTTGAGAATTACAGAGAGCCCCAGAAATACAATCAGCTCGAACTGAATTATGTAAAAACCTTTGATAAAAAGGATCAAAAATGGAATACGAGTTTACAATATGTTTTTTGGAATGATGATGAAAACCAGGACATCGCCCAACAAAAAATTTTCCCGGCCTTAAATAACACCAGCCGTTTAACATCAAGGGATATTGAAAGCAGCGATGCACTATTTATTCAAAGTGATTTTGTAGGCACTTTCTCTGGCGATTCGAAGTTCGAGGCCGGTATAAGGGCAAATATCAGATCCATCAGAAGTGATTATTGGGCCAAGGCAGATGATATACTGCTTCCCGCTTACGATAATAAGCTTAAATACAACGAGAACATTTATGGTGCCTATTTTCAGTACGAGAACAAATTCAAAAAATTTAACTATCTGCTTGGGCTAAGGGCCGAACTTTCTGATATCGGTGTTTCAGACGGTCAAGGTAGCTTCGCAGCCTCGAAAGATTATATCGATTTATTTCCCACCGCCAATATCACCTACAAACTGCAGAAAAATACCGACTTAAGGTTAAGTTACAGCAGGAGGATAAACCGCCCACAGTTCTGGCAGCTAAATCCGTTTTCAGGTTTATCAGATACCAGAAACTTAACGGTGGGCAATCCCGACCTTAACCCGATGTACACCAACTCATTCGAACTGGGCATCTTGCAAAGATGGGGAAAACTCACCTTCAACCCATCACTTTATTATAAACATGCCACTAATTATTTCGAATTTATACTCAAGCAATCTGCTAGTGGGTTTGTGAATACACCAGTTAATCTCGATTACGAAGACCGTTATGGGCTGGAAATTTCGACCACTTACAATCCGCTATCGTGGTGGCGATTATCGTGGGATTTTAACTATTACGCTTTTAAGCAGCAAGGCTCCTTTGAAAATAAAGCGTACGGATCTGAAAATCATACCTGGTTTACCCGTATCAACTCGCGAATGAAGTTTCCGAAGAGTTTTTCGATAGAGTACAGTTTTAACTATAGAGCCAAAAATACCGATATCCAATCGGTTAATAAAGCGCAGTACCGTGCTAATATCGCCCTTAGTAAAGATCTGTTTAAAGATAAAGTTTCAGTTACCTTAGCAGTAAACAACATTTTCGATTCATTTATAGATAAGCAGATCACCTCAACAGATACGTATTATTTAGAATCGAATTTTAAAGGGATTGGGAGATTAACTACGGCAACATTGGTTTACCGCTTTAACCGCAAAAAAGATGAAAAGGACCGTTTGCCAGATCAGGAGTAA
- a CDS encoding sensor histidine kinase, with translation MPLIERIAKFSSAHRFLSHIIFWLITSIVFLNRYDIDEYNDFHKILIRHAYYISFTIIASYFLTYLIIPRLITAKTYYVVALYFLVGSYIICVCSRIVVVHVLEPFLRTPPFGQETILEIATDVPKLITHYFPLTFSAAWIFAFIKLIKEQYAVQQHKLSLEKERAETELKALKAQLNPHFLFNTLNNIYSLSLVNSPITSKSIAGLSEILDHVLYRCNGTYVPLSAEITLIKNYIELEKLRYGGRLEVNFTHKIDHDAVIAPLILLSLVENAFKHGAGEDIGDPIINIDLNLIDNRFRFMVSNSFMPGKEKEENRIGINNITKQLQLLYPKQYDLSITTHDNIFVVLLHINLKNSTGKKDKIYESKVSFS, from the coding sequence ATGCCATTAATTGAGAGGATAGCCAAGTTCAGTTCCGCACATCGGTTTCTTAGCCATATTATTTTTTGGCTGATTACCTCAATTGTATTTCTTAATCGCTATGATATTGATGAATACAATGATTTTCATAAAATCCTCATCCGGCATGCCTATTACATCTCTTTCACCATTATTGCTTCTTATTTTCTAACTTATTTAATTATTCCGCGGCTGATTACAGCTAAAACCTATTATGTGGTTGCCCTTTATTTCCTGGTAGGAAGTTATATTATCTGTGTTTGCTCAAGAATAGTGGTGGTGCATGTGTTGGAACCCTTTTTAAGAACACCGCCATTTGGCCAGGAGACTATTCTTGAAATTGCAACAGATGTACCTAAGCTTATTACACATTATTTTCCCTTAACTTTTTCTGCAGCCTGGATTTTTGCCTTTATAAAATTAATTAAAGAACAATACGCGGTACAGCAGCATAAACTTTCGTTAGAAAAGGAAAGGGCCGAAACAGAATTAAAGGCCTTAAAGGCGCAGTTAAACCCGCACTTTCTTTTTAATACACTAAATAATATTTATTCGCTTTCCTTAGTTAATTCGCCTATCACCTCAAAATCAATTGCGGGATTATCTGAAATACTAGACCATGTATTGTATCGATGCAATGGCACATACGTACCGTTATCAGCAGAAATTACGCTGATTAAAAATTATATAGAACTCGAAAAATTAAGGTATGGTGGTCGTTTAGAAGTGAATTTTACACATAAAATAGATCATGATGCCGTTATTGCCCCTCTAATTTTACTTTCATTGGTCGAAAATGCTTTTAAACATGGTGCTGGCGAAGATATCGGCGATCCTATAATTAATATAGATTTAAATCTGATTGATAATCGCTTCCGTTTTATGGTTTCAAATAGTTTTATGCCAGGGAAGGAGAAAGAAGAAAATAGAATCGGGATAAACAATATAACCAAACAGCTTCAGCTACTTTATCCTAAACAATACGATTTAAGCATTACTACTCATGATAATATCTTTGTAGTTTTACTGCACATAAACCTAAAAAACAGTACAGGTAAAAAAGATAAGATTTATGAAAGTAAGGTGTCTTTTAGTTGA